In Coffea arabica cultivar ET-39 chromosome 9e, Coffea Arabica ET-39 HiFi, whole genome shotgun sequence, the genomic window GCAGTAATATAACGATAGATCATATCACCCAAACAAGCTTTCCCATTCTGCAATACCAGTAGATTAAACAAATCATAAGACAGCAACAGTAACTCAATAAGATTTCACCTACAAGATACAAGTAAATGTGGATAAAATAATCCTTATTCACACATCTTCCAAACAATCATTGCTAGTACCATACTCTCTTATTCATCTTTGCCAAACTATATACGGCAATCCAGAGTTAGCCAACTTTCAGCACCTGAACTACAGGAACCACTCTATAGACGACATGCTTtaaccttcttttttttctttttcttgcacaTGAAATCCACCTTCTGAATATGGGGCAAGATTTACACAGCTAACACCaccaaaggaaaagaacaaaGAATGGAGAAAGAGTTCAACAATATAAGAAGTGAGGTATATAGTAGCGAGTAATAAAATTTCGTtatctcttctttcttctttatcaTAACTGGGATGAAAACCATATTTATGTACGTTGACAAAAGACCAGATGAAAACAAAGAGCTAACGGATGATATGCAAGTGTCTGGCATATTTTCATTCCTATTCTTCGGTGTTCAAAGTAAAAGTTATTTCACCAATTTACCATCATTTATCCAATCATATGAAGCAACTCAAACATTTATCCTGCAATTGGAGTGACACATTAAATTATGCATTGCATGCTATAGGTCCGCACTCAACCCACTGAACTCCAAGAATACATCTTCTATAGCACATGACACATTATAAGTAAACTGGAGTCATTGTTGATAATAGCTTGAAGAGTCTAATGGCATTGGAATATCAAGAGATAATTTATTTATCCAAACATTGACCTATGCACATCCGCACATCTTAcatttatcaaataaaaaaccCTCTATAAGTATTTTGACTTCTAGCATAGTTGATTTTGTTATTCGGTAAGCATGTCAACTGGGACagaaatagaaagaaataaCACTGAGCTCAAATAGAATAAGGCATGCCAAAATTAAGATAAGACACTCTTGTGTACATACAAGAAATATGgacaattggaagaataagaATAAGGTGGATATAATGCACTTTCTGCATGCTTCGCTACATCTAGACAAATGTTTCTTAAACACAAGCGAACACACGTTCATCACAACAAAActgcaaaagacaaaagaagacggaacaaacaaataaaacaaactaGTAGAGAGCAGACCTTAGGCAGTGAGTCTAAATAGGCACTAGGAATCTCCATTTCAGAAAGTACATTGCTGTTTATCGCTAAGGCTGCCTTCAATATCTGATTCGTGCAATCTCTGCACTGCTGCAACCTCTTCCTTGCATCTTCAGATAAACCCTTAGGAGGGACTTTCGGGCATGGAAGCCACCATTTGTCCTCCTGCCTAATTGAAGGCCTCCCACTGGATACAGATGACGCAAAGGCACTGCATTCACTGGGATCAGCCACAATCACCCCCCGATCAACATACCAAAACTCTGTATCCTGAAACCCTTCAAGAATGCTAATCAACATGGCATCAAGTTTCTTGAGCGCAGGGAGATTCATAGACAAATCAGACCGCGGCTTAGTTTCCATTACTTCGTACATCCCTCCATCAGGAAACTGCTGTTTTGACGGCACAAACTCAACAATTGAATCACTCACACACAGAAGCCACTCCATCTCTCTAAACCACATTGCCTTCTTCTGAGGCGCCAACGGTTCCAATCTCCATAGTTCCCCAAATACGGTTGCTACATGTCCAAAATGACCATCCCAATTTCAATTACAATTGCTTTCACATTctttaattaaaaatttaaaaaaaaacacagaaaTTGTACGGAGATTGTGAGATACTAGACATAGACTGACCAGAGAGATTTGTTATGGCATTCGAGATAGCTAGGGCCGTACAGACTCCTTTACCACCTCCGGACATGTCTTCACCAAGTAATAATTTAGCAAATCTTTCCTTCATCATCTCAATTTCTACAATCGGTGCCAAAAATGACGGGAAAAAAAGTCAAATACAACATTTCCTCCGGTGCTCTCGAGTAAACAGcgtacaaaaaaatataaaaatgtgaGAAATGCACCCACACTGATTCATGTGAAAATGGCGAGGAatacaaatattaaaaaaatgtaaaaacgAACCGGACAAATCGGCTTCGCGCTTCTGAGGCTGAAGCATCGCATCCTTGGCGAGAATCCCAGGAAAGATCAGAGAGGGAGCAAGAAATACAGAGTTTCCGACCACATTGTTATCCTGATTAGGCGGCGGAGGAGAGGAAGCTAAGGAACTAGAGGAGGCGGCACCGTCGTGGTAGCAGCGGCGACAGGTGAAGCTGCCGGAACTCTCGGACTCACTGACGTCAGCACTGAGACTGTAGCTTCCGCACCTCTCGCTCTGCTGATCGGAGCCTTCCTCCGACGACACACTCCCCATTTCTACTCCAGAATTACTATTTTACCCGAGAAACAGATTCTTGCTTCATGAGGTAGAAGATGGGCTACGGGTGCATTTTGGTAATTTCATGAATGGATGTCTGGTCTTGACTCTTTAGAGCTGGGATGGAGTGGAGAGTGGTAAAGTTAAAGCAAAAAGGGCAGCGAAGGCAGCCAGGCTGCAGCAGGTAATATATGTACTTTTTCTTAGGAGCAATGGGGGAAATGAAAGGGTTAATTTTCAAAT contains:
- the LOC113710589 gene encoding rop guanine nucleotide exchange factor 1-like, with product MGSVSSEEGSDQQSERCGSYSLSADVSESESSGSFTCRRCYHDGAASSSSLASSPPPPNQDNNVVGNSVFLAPSLIFPGILAKDAMLQPQKREADLSEIEMMKERFAKLLLGEDMSGGGKGVCTALAISNAITNLSATVFGELWRLEPLAPQKKAMWFREMEWLLCVSDSIVEFVPSKQQFPDGGMYEVMETKPRSDLSMNLPALKKLDAMLISILEGFQDTEFWYVDRGVIVADPSECSAFASSVSSGRPSIRQEDKWWLPCPKVPPKGLSEDARKRLQQCRDCTNQILKAALAINSNVLSEMEIPSAYLDSLPKNGKACLGDMIYRYITADQFSPECLLDCLDLSSEHHTLEVANRIEAAVHVWMLKNRKKHPKHQKPKRKSWGGKVKGLVADADKNQFLAQRAEILLHSLRLRFPGLPQTALDMNKIQYNKDVGQSILESYSRVMESLAFNVMARIDDVLYVDDATKRCNALECVSFFNRGGLGGLPIQKRISPSPFSIQHTPYTSPFATPSFCLSPLVGSSPGRAVSPRNANGFREPQNRKIDKVIPADLDKLWSYAGSLSARRISENVPERD